ACATCTTGATTATCAGAATCTTATTCCTGAAGGGAGCAAAAATTAATGTATAGAACATATTACTCTTTATCCACTCGCCCCTTCAGTAAGGAAATTAAGACCCATAACCTCTTTGAATCTGATAATTTTAAAGAAACTATCTCCAGATTAAATTACCTAAAAACAACTAGAGGTATTGGTGTCATTGTCGGTGAATCAGGCTGTGGAAAAACTTCTGCCTTAAGAGCATTTGCTGATAATCTTAATTCCTCACTTTTTAAAGTCATTTATTCCCCCCATTCTACCGGTTCGGTTATGGATTTTTACAGAAACATAGCTACCGGCTTAGGGGAAAAACCTGTTTTTCGCAAGTCTGCTTTATTTAAACAAATACAGGCTGCTATCAGTAACTATTATGTTGAAAAAAATGTAACTCCGGTTTTTATCATGGATGAAATGCATCTTTCTTCCAATAAATTTTTAAATGAACTCAGTATTCTTTTTAATTTCTCCATGGATTCTAAAAATCCTTTTGTTTTGATTTTATCAGGTTTATCCTTTTTTCTGGA
This is a stretch of genomic DNA from Halanaerobiales bacterium. It encodes these proteins:
- a CDS encoding AAA family ATPase — its product is MYRTYYSLSTRPFSKEIKTHNLFESDNFKETISRLNYLKTTRGIGVIVGESGCGKTSALRAFADNLNSSLFKVIYSPHSTGSVMDFYRNIATGLGEKPVFRKSALFKQIQAAISNYYVEKNVTPVFIMDEMHLSSNKFLNELSILFNFSMDSKNPFVLILSGLSFFLDKLNLNQNQSLTQRVVMKYHMIPLTKDEVEKYIEHHLQLAGSNNAIFTPGAIEAITSNSRGLPRLVNSLATNSLLIGCQMKADSINEEVVFKASEEVGL